Proteins co-encoded in one Arachis stenosperma cultivar V10309 chromosome 7, arast.V10309.gnm1.PFL2, whole genome shotgun sequence genomic window:
- the LOC130939816 gene encoding uncharacterized protein LOC130939816 — MEESINQDLPRNNNAENNSASNERSLPPASNENQSQTCSVRGKTDPAWRYIALQNINGKLHYQCLFCLSTFGGGGINRMKKHLAKIGRDIKKCSKVPYDIEKQMEGLLKEIQKSKTSKRKVSFNEEGTDECEDAIDEAIAQEEQQTPSQLPTKEVVGGDPKKKAKTIIPPMIPFNTVISPFFQDMLDGVAGYGPGYIGPSYDSLRVNLLADLKRECQMVVDSYRSAWKETGCTLMADGWTDQRQRTLMNFLVYCSKGLCFVKSVDASSIVKNASSLCDLFSEVIEWIGPDNVIHVVTDNAANYVAAGRLINKKFENIHWSPCAAHCLNLILKDISSMPHISSLATRA; from the exons ATGGAAGAAAGTATCAACCAAGACCTACCTAGAAATAATAATGCTGAAAATAATTCTGCTTCGAATGAACGTTCTCTTCCTCCCGCGAGTAACGAAAATCAATCACAAACTTGTAGTGTTCGGGGGAAAACTGATCCTGCTTGGAGATACATTGCTTTACAGAATATAAATGGAAAACTGCATTACCAATGCTTATTTTGTCTGAGTACTTTTGGGGGCGGGGGAATTAATAGAATGAAAAAGCATTTGGCGAAGATAGGTAGAGACATCAAGAAGTGTTCTAAGGTCCCGTATGATATAGAAAAACAAATGGAAGGTTTATTGAAAGAGATTCAGAAAAGTAAAACTAGTAAAAGGAAAGTAAGTTTCAATGAAGAGGGTACCGATGAGTGTGAGGATGCAATTGATGAAGCAATAGCGCAAGAGGAACAACAAACTCCGAGTCAGTTACCAACTAAGGAGGTTGTTGGAGGCGATccaaaaaagaaagcaaaaaccATTATTCCTCCTAT GATTCCTTTCAATACGGTTATATCACCTTTTTTTCAAGATATGTTGGATGGTGTAGCTGGCTATGGGCCTGGTTATATAGGTCCTTCTTATGACTCTTTGAGGGTTAACTTATTAGCCGATCTCAAAAGGGAGTGTCAAATGGTTGTTGATAGCTATAGGTCTGCTTGGAAAGAAACTGGATGTACTCTCATGGCTGATGGTTGGACAGATCAAAGGCAAAGAACGTTGATGAATTTTTTGGTTTATTGTTCGAAAGGGTTGTGCTTTGTGAAATCTGTAGATGCCTCAAGTATAGTTAAAAATGCTTCTAGCTTGTGTGACTTGTTTTCAGAGGTGATTGAATGGATTGGACCTGATAATGTTATTCATGTAGTAACCGATAATGCTGCGAATTATGTTGCTGCTGGTAGGCTTATTAAtaagaaatttgaaaatattcaCTGGTCACCTTGTGCTGCTCATTGCTTGAATCTTATTCTAAAAGATATAAGCAGCATGCCACATATTTCTAGCCTTGCAACACGTGCTTAG